The following are encoded together in the Drosophila sechellia strain sech25 chromosome 3R, ASM438219v1, whole genome shotgun sequence genome:
- the LOC6619045 gene encoding glutamate-gated chloride channel isoform X12 produces the protein MGSGHYFWAILYFASLCSASLANNAKINFREKEKKVLDQILGAGKYDARIRPSGINGTDGPAVVRVNIFVRSISKIDDVTMEYSVQLTFREQWTDERLKFDDIQGRLKYLTLTEANRVWMPDLFFSNEKEGHFHNIIMPNVYIRIFPNGSVLYSIRISLTLACPMNLKLYPLDRQICSLRMASYGWTTNDLVFLWKEGDPVQVVKNLHLPRFTLEKFLTDYCNSKTNTGEYSCLKVDLLFKREFSYYLIQIYIPCCMLVIVSWVSFWLDQGAVPARVSLGVTTLLTMATQTSGINASLPPVSYTKAIDVWTGVCLTFVFGALLEFALVNYASRSDMHKENMKKKRRDLEQASLDAASDLLDTDSNATFAMKPLVRHPGDPLALEKRLQCEVHMQAPKRPNCCKTWLSKFPTRSKRIDVISRITFPLVFALFNLVYWSTYLFREEEDETF, from the exons ATGGGCAGCGGACACTATTTCTGGGCGATCTTATACTTTGCCAGCCTGTGCAGTGCTTCACT AGCAAATAatgccaaaataaatttccgAGAAAAGGAGAAAAAAGTCTTAGATCAAATTTTAGGTGCAGGCAAATACGACGCCCGAATACGACCATCTGGAATAAATGGCACAG ATGGTCCAGCTGTGGTGCGCGTCAACATATTCGTTAGGAGTATATCGAAAATCGATGATGTAACCATG GAGTACAGTGTGCAGTTAACCTTCCGTGAACAGTGGACGGATGAACGCCTCAAGTTCGACGATATCCAGG GTCGCCTAAAGTATCTGACCCTGACGGAGGCGAACCGCGTGTGGATGCCCGATCTTTTCTTCTCGAACGAGAAGGAGGGACACTTCCACAACATCATCATGCCCAATGTGTATATTCGCATCTTCCCCAACGGCTCTGTGCTATATAGTATACGTATCTCGCTGACATTGGCCTGTCCAATGAACTTAAAGCTGTATCCGCTGGATAGACAGATCTGCTCACTACGGATGGCCAGCT ATGGCTGGACCACCAACGACTTGGTCTTCCTGTGGAAGGAGGGCGATCCCGTGCAGGTGGTGAAGAACTTACACCTACCTCGCTTCACGCTGGAGAAGTTTCTGACTGATTACTGCAACAGTAAAACCAACACCG GTGAATACAGTTGCCTCAAAGTCGATCTACTATTCAAGCGAGAATTCTCATAttacttaatacaaatttatatacCATGCTGTATGTTGGTCATTGTATCATGGGTATCATTCTGGCTGGATCAAGGAGCAGTGCCGGCGCGAGTGTCACTGG GTGTCACCACCCTGCTGACCATGGCCACCCAGACGTCGGGCATAAACGCCTCCCTGCCGCCCGTTTCCTATACGAAGGCCATCGATGTGTGGACAGGCGTGTGTCTGACGTTCGTGTTCGGGGCCCTGCTCGAGTTCGCCCTGGTGAACTATGCATCCCGATCAG ACATGCATAAGGAGAATATGAAAAAGAAGCGCCGCGATCTGGAGCAGGCCAGTTTAGATGCCGCTTCAGATCTGCTAGATACAGATAGCAATGCAACGTTCGCAATG AAACCGCTAGTACGCCATCCGGGCGATCCGCTGGCCCTGGAAAAGCGGCTCCAGTGCGAGGTGCACATGCAGGCCCCGAAGCGACCCAACTGCTGCAAGACCTGGCTGTCCAAGTTCCCCACAAG ATCCAAGAGAATCGATGTTATATCGCGGATCACCTTCCCGCTGGTCTTCGCCCTGTTCAACCTGGTCTACTGGAGCACATATCTCTTcagggaggaggaggatga GACCTTCTAA
- the LOC6619045 gene encoding glutamate-gated chloride channel isoform X11, translating to MGSGHYFWAILYFASLCSASLANNAKINFREKEKKVLDQILGAGKYDARIRPSGINGTDNKATNVSVNMFLRSISKIDDYKMEYSVQLTFREQWTDERLKFDDIQGRLKYLTLTEANRVWMPDLFFSNEKEGHFHNIIMPNVYIRIFPNGSVLYSIRISLTLACPMNLKLYPLDRQICSLRMASYGWTTNDLVFLWKEGDPVQVVKNLHLPRFTLEKFLTDYCNSKTNTGEYSCLKVDLLFKREFSYYLIQIYIPCCMLVIVSWVSFWLDQGAVPARVSLGVTTLLTMATQTSGINASLPPVSYTKAIDVWTGVCLTFVFGALLEFALVNYASRSDMHKENMKKKRRDLEQASLDAASDLLDTDSNATFAMKPLVRHPGDPLALEKRLQCEVHMQAPKRPNCCKTWLSKFPTRSKRIDVISRITFPLVFALFNLVYWSTYLFREEEDETF from the exons ATGGGCAGCGGACACTATTTCTGGGCGATCTTATACTTTGCCAGCCTGTGCAGTGCTTCACT AGCAAATAatgccaaaataaatttccgAGAAAAGGAGAAAAAAGTCTTAGATCAAATTTTAGGTGCAGGCAAATACGACGCCCGAATACGACCATCTGGAATAAATGGCACAG ATAATAAGGCCACCAATGTGTCGGTGAACATGTTCCTGCGCTCCATTTCGAAAATCGACGACTACAAAATG GAGTACAGTGTGCAGTTAACCTTCCGTGAACAGTGGACGGATGAACGCCTCAAGTTCGACGATATCCAGG GTCGCCTAAAGTATCTGACCCTGACGGAGGCGAACCGCGTGTGGATGCCCGATCTTTTCTTCTCGAACGAGAAGGAGGGACACTTCCACAACATCATCATGCCCAATGTGTATATTCGCATCTTCCCCAACGGCTCTGTGCTATATAGTATACGTATCTCGCTGACATTGGCCTGTCCAATGAACTTAAAGCTGTATCCGCTGGATAGACAGATCTGCTCACTACGGATGGCCAGCT ATGGCTGGACCACCAACGACTTGGTCTTCCTGTGGAAGGAGGGCGATCCCGTGCAGGTGGTGAAGAACTTACACCTACCTCGCTTCACGCTGGAGAAGTTTCTGACTGATTACTGCAACAGTAAAACCAACACCG GTGAATACAGTTGCCTCAAAGTCGATCTACTATTCAAGCGAGAATTCTCATAttacttaatacaaatttatatacCATGCTGTATGTTGGTCATTGTATCATGGGTATCATTCTGGCTGGATCAAGGAGCAGTGCCGGCGCGAGTGTCACTGG GTGTCACCACCCTGCTGACCATGGCCACCCAGACGTCGGGCATAAACGCCTCCCTGCCGCCCGTTTCCTATACGAAGGCCATCGATGTGTGGACAGGCGTGTGTCTGACGTTCGTGTTCGGGGCCCTGCTCGAGTTCGCCCTGGTGAACTATGCATCCCGATCAG ACATGCATAAGGAGAATATGAAAAAGAAGCGCCGCGATCTGGAGCAGGCCAGTTTAGATGCCGCTTCAGATCTGCTAGATACAGATAGCAATGCAACGTTCGCAATG AAACCGCTAGTACGCCATCCGGGCGATCCGCTGGCCCTGGAAAAGCGGCTCCAGTGCGAGGTGCACATGCAGGCCCCGAAGCGACCCAACTGCTGCAAGACCTGGCTGTCCAAGTTCCCCACAAG ATCCAAGAGAATCGATGTTATATCGCGGATCACCTTCCCGCTGGTCTTCGCCCTGTTCAACCTGGTCTACTGGAGCACATATCTCTTcagggaggaggaggatga GACCTTCTAA
- the LOC6619045 gene encoding glutamate-gated chloride channel isoform X6, with product MGSGHYFWAILYFASLCSASLANNAKINFREKEKKVLDQILGAGKYDARIRPSGINGTDNKATNVSVNMFLRSISKIDDYKMEYSVQLTFREQWTDERLKFDDIQGRLKYLTLTEANRVWMPDLFFSNEKEGHFHNIIMPNVYIRIFPNGSVLYSIRISLTLACPMNLKLYPLDRQICSLRMASYGWTTNDLVFLWKEGDPVQVVKNLHLPRFTLEKFLTDYCNSKTNTGEYSCLKVDLLFKREFSYYLIQIYIPCCMLVIVSWVSFWLDQGAVPARVSLGVTTLLTMATQTSGINASLPPVSYTKAIDVWTGVCLTFVFGALLEFALVNYASRSGSNKANMHKENMKKKRRDLEQASLDAASDLLDTDSNATFAMKPLVRHPGDPLALEKRLQCEVHMQAPKRPNCCKTWLSKFPTRSKRIDVISRITFPLVFALFNLVYWSTYLFREEEDETF from the exons ATGGGCAGCGGACACTATTTCTGGGCGATCTTATACTTTGCCAGCCTGTGCAGTGCTTCACT AGCAAATAatgccaaaataaatttccgAGAAAAGGAGAAAAAAGTCTTAGATCAAATTTTAGGTGCAGGCAAATACGACGCCCGAATACGACCATCTGGAATAAATGGCACAG ATAATAAGGCCACCAATGTGTCGGTGAACATGTTCCTGCGCTCCATTTCGAAAATCGACGACTACAAAATG GAGTACAGTGTGCAGTTAACCTTCCGTGAACAGTGGACGGATGAACGCCTCAAGTTCGACGATATCCAGG GTCGCCTAAAGTATCTGACCCTGACGGAGGCGAACCGCGTGTGGATGCCCGATCTTTTCTTCTCGAACGAGAAGGAGGGACACTTCCACAACATCATCATGCCCAATGTGTATATTCGCATCTTCCCCAACGGCTCTGTGCTATATAGTATACGTATCTCGCTGACATTGGCCTGTCCAATGAACTTAAAGCTGTATCCGCTGGATAGACAGATCTGCTCACTACGGATGGCCAGCT ATGGCTGGACCACCAACGACTTGGTCTTCCTGTGGAAGGAGGGCGATCCCGTGCAGGTGGTGAAGAACTTACACCTACCTCGCTTCACGCTGGAGAAGTTTCTGACTGATTACTGCAACAGTAAAACCAACACCG GTGAATACAGTTGCCTCAAAGTCGATCTACTATTCAAGCGAGAATTCTCATAttacttaatacaaatttatatacCATGCTGTATGTTGGTCATTGTATCATGGGTATCATTCTGGCTGGATCAAGGAGCAGTGCCGGCGCGAGTGTCACTGG GTGTCACCACCCTGCTGACCATGGCCACCCAGACGTCGGGCATAAACGCCTCCCTGCCGCCCGTTTCCTATACGAAGGCCATCGATGTGTGGACAGGCGTGTGTCTGACGTTCGTGTTCGGGGCCCTGCTCGAGTTCGCCCTGGTGAACTATGCATCCCGATCAGGTTCGAATAAAGCTA ACATGCATAAGGAGAATATGAAAAAGAAGCGCCGCGATCTGGAGCAGGCCAGTTTAGATGCCGCTTCAGATCTGCTAGATACAGATAGCAATGCAACGTTCGCAATG AAACCGCTAGTACGCCATCCGGGCGATCCGCTGGCCCTGGAAAAGCGGCTCCAGTGCGAGGTGCACATGCAGGCCCCGAAGCGACCCAACTGCTGCAAGACCTGGCTGTCCAAGTTCCCCACAAG ATCCAAGAGAATCGATGTTATATCGCGGATCACCTTCCCGCTGGTCTTCGCCCTGTTCAACCTGGTCTACTGGAGCACATATCTCTTcagggaggaggaggatga GACCTTCTAA
- the LOC6619045 gene encoding glutamate-gated chloride channel isoform X5, producing MGSGHYFWAILYFASLCSASLANNAKINFREKEKKVLDQILGAGKYDARIRPSGINGTDGPAIVRINLFVRSIMTISDIKMEYSVQLTFREQWTDERLKFDDIQGRLKYLTLTEANRVWMPDLFFSNEKEGHFHNIIMPNVYIRIFPNGSVLYSIRISLTLACPMNLKLYPLDRQICSLRMASYGWTTNDLVFLWKEGDPVQVVKNLHLPRFTLEKFLTDYCNSKTNTGEYSCLKVDLLFKREFSYYLIQIYIPCCMLVIVSWVSFWLDQGAVPARVSLGVTTLLTMATQTSGINASLPPVSYTKAIDVWTGVCLTFVFGALLEFALVNYASRSGSNKANMHKENMKKKRRDLEQASLDAASDLLDTDSNATFAMKPLVRHPGDPLALEKRLQCEVHMQAPKRPNCCKTWLSKFPTRQCSRSKRIDVISRITFPLVFALFNLVYWSTYLFREEEDE from the exons ATGGGCAGCGGACACTATTTCTGGGCGATCTTATACTTTGCCAGCCTGTGCAGTGCTTCACT AGCAAATAatgccaaaataaatttccgAGAAAAGGAGAAAAAAGTCTTAGATCAAATTTTAGGTGCAGGCAAATACGACGCCCGAATACGACCATCTGGAATAAATGGCACAG ATGGTCCCGCCATAGTCAGAATCAATCTATTCGTTCGCAGTATTATGACGATTAGTGATATTAAAATG GAGTACAGTGTGCAGTTAACCTTCCGTGAACAGTGGACGGATGAACGCCTCAAGTTCGACGATATCCAGG GTCGCCTAAAGTATCTGACCCTGACGGAGGCGAACCGCGTGTGGATGCCCGATCTTTTCTTCTCGAACGAGAAGGAGGGACACTTCCACAACATCATCATGCCCAATGTGTATATTCGCATCTTCCCCAACGGCTCTGTGCTATATAGTATACGTATCTCGCTGACATTGGCCTGTCCAATGAACTTAAAGCTGTATCCGCTGGATAGACAGATCTGCTCACTACGGATGGCCAGCT ATGGCTGGACCACCAACGACTTGGTCTTCCTGTGGAAGGAGGGCGATCCCGTGCAGGTGGTGAAGAACTTACACCTACCTCGCTTCACGCTGGAGAAGTTTCTGACTGATTACTGCAACAGTAAAACCAACACCG GTGAATACAGTTGCCTCAAAGTCGATCTACTATTCAAGCGAGAATTCTCATAttacttaatacaaatttatatacCATGCTGTATGTTGGTCATTGTATCATGGGTATCATTCTGGCTGGATCAAGGAGCAGTGCCGGCGCGAGTGTCACTGG GTGTCACCACCCTGCTGACCATGGCCACCCAGACGTCGGGCATAAACGCCTCCCTGCCGCCCGTTTCCTATACGAAGGCCATCGATGTGTGGACAGGCGTGTGTCTGACGTTCGTGTTCGGGGCCCTGCTCGAGTTCGCCCTGGTGAACTATGCATCCCGATCAGGTTCGAATAAAGCTA ACATGCATAAGGAGAATATGAAAAAGAAGCGCCGCGATCTGGAGCAGGCCAGTTTAGATGCCGCTTCAGATCTGCTAGATACAGATAGCAATGCAACGTTCGCAATG AAACCGCTAGTACGCCATCCGGGCGATCCGCTGGCCCTGGAAAAGCGGCTCCAGTGCGAGGTGCACATGCAGGCCCCGAAGCGACCCAACTGCTGCAAGACCTGGCTGTCCAAGTTCCCCACAAG ACAATGTTCTAGATCCAAGAGAATCGATGTTATATCGCGGATCACCTTCCCGCTGGTCTTCGCCCTGTTCAACCTGGTCTACTGGAGCACATATCTCTTcagggaggaggaggatgagtaA
- the LOC6619045 gene encoding glutamate-gated chloride channel isoform X15, translating into MGSGHYFWAILYFASLCSASLANNAKINFREKEKKVLDQILGAGKYDARIRPSGINGTDGPAIVRINLFVRSIMTISDIKMEYSVQLTFREQWTDERLKFDDIQGRLKYLTLTEANRVWMPDLFFSNEKEGHFHNIIMPNVYIRIFPNGSVLYSIRISLTLACPMNLKLYPLDRQICSLRMASYGWTTNDLVFLWKEGDPVQVVKNLHLPRFTLEKFLTDYCNSKTNTGEYSCLKVDLLFKREFSYYLIQIYIPCCMLVIVSWVSFWLDQGAVPARVSLGVTTLLTMATQTSGINASLPPVSYTKAIDVWTGVCLTFVFGALLEFALVNYASRSDMHKENMKKKRRDLEQASLDAASDLLDTDSNATFAMKPLVRHPGDPLALEKRLQCEVHMQAPKRPNCCKTWLSKFPTRSKRIDVISRITFPLVFALFNLVYWSTYLFREEEDE; encoded by the exons ATGGGCAGCGGACACTATTTCTGGGCGATCTTATACTTTGCCAGCCTGTGCAGTGCTTCACT AGCAAATAatgccaaaataaatttccgAGAAAAGGAGAAAAAAGTCTTAGATCAAATTTTAGGTGCAGGCAAATACGACGCCCGAATACGACCATCTGGAATAAATGGCACAG ATGGTCCCGCCATAGTCAGAATCAATCTATTCGTTCGCAGTATTATGACGATTAGTGATATTAAAATG GAGTACAGTGTGCAGTTAACCTTCCGTGAACAGTGGACGGATGAACGCCTCAAGTTCGACGATATCCAGG GTCGCCTAAAGTATCTGACCCTGACGGAGGCGAACCGCGTGTGGATGCCCGATCTTTTCTTCTCGAACGAGAAGGAGGGACACTTCCACAACATCATCATGCCCAATGTGTATATTCGCATCTTCCCCAACGGCTCTGTGCTATATAGTATACGTATCTCGCTGACATTGGCCTGTCCAATGAACTTAAAGCTGTATCCGCTGGATAGACAGATCTGCTCACTACGGATGGCCAGCT ATGGCTGGACCACCAACGACTTGGTCTTCCTGTGGAAGGAGGGCGATCCCGTGCAGGTGGTGAAGAACTTACACCTACCTCGCTTCACGCTGGAGAAGTTTCTGACTGATTACTGCAACAGTAAAACCAACACCG GTGAATACAGTTGCCTCAAAGTCGATCTACTATTCAAGCGAGAATTCTCATAttacttaatacaaatttatatacCATGCTGTATGTTGGTCATTGTATCATGGGTATCATTCTGGCTGGATCAAGGAGCAGTGCCGGCGCGAGTGTCACTGG GTGTCACCACCCTGCTGACCATGGCCACCCAGACGTCGGGCATAAACGCCTCCCTGCCGCCCGTTTCCTATACGAAGGCCATCGATGTGTGGACAGGCGTGTGTCTGACGTTCGTGTTCGGGGCCCTGCTCGAGTTCGCCCTGGTGAACTATGCATCCCGATCAG ACATGCATAAGGAGAATATGAAAAAGAAGCGCCGCGATCTGGAGCAGGCCAGTTTAGATGCCGCTTCAGATCTGCTAGATACAGATAGCAATGCAACGTTCGCAATG AAACCGCTAGTACGCCATCCGGGCGATCCGCTGGCCCTGGAAAAGCGGCTCCAGTGCGAGGTGCACATGCAGGCCCCGAAGCGACCCAACTGCTGCAAGACCTGGCTGTCCAAGTTCCCCACAAG ATCCAAGAGAATCGATGTTATATCGCGGATCACCTTCCCGCTGGTCTTCGCCCTGTTCAACCTGGTCTACTGGAGCACATATCTCTTcagggaggaggaggatgagtaA
- the LOC6619045 gene encoding glutamate-gated chloride channel isoform X10 gives MGSGHYFWAILYFASLCSASLANNAKINFREKEKKVLDQILGAGKYDARIRPSGINGTDGPAVVRVNIFVRSISKIDDVTMEYSVQLTFREQWTDERLKFDDIQGRLKYLTLTEANRVWMPDLFFSNEKEGHFHNIIMPNVYIRIFPNGSVLYSIRISLTLACPMNLKLYPLDRQICSLRMASYGWTTNDLVFLWKEGDPVQVVKNLHLPRFTLEKFLTDYCNSKTNTGEYSCLKVDLLFKREFSYYLIQIYIPCCMLVIVSWVSFWLDQGAVPARVSLGVTTLLTMATQTSGINASLPPVSYTKAIDVWTGVCLTFVFGALLEFALVNYASRSGSNKANMHKENMKKKRRDLEQASLDAASDLLDTDSNATFAMKPLVRHPGDPLALEKRLQCEVHMQAPKRPNCCKTWLSKFPTRSKRIDVISRITFPLVFALFNLVYWSTYLFREEEDE, from the exons ATGGGCAGCGGACACTATTTCTGGGCGATCTTATACTTTGCCAGCCTGTGCAGTGCTTCACT AGCAAATAatgccaaaataaatttccgAGAAAAGGAGAAAAAAGTCTTAGATCAAATTTTAGGTGCAGGCAAATACGACGCCCGAATACGACCATCTGGAATAAATGGCACAG ATGGTCCAGCTGTGGTGCGCGTCAACATATTCGTTAGGAGTATATCGAAAATCGATGATGTAACCATG GAGTACAGTGTGCAGTTAACCTTCCGTGAACAGTGGACGGATGAACGCCTCAAGTTCGACGATATCCAGG GTCGCCTAAAGTATCTGACCCTGACGGAGGCGAACCGCGTGTGGATGCCCGATCTTTTCTTCTCGAACGAGAAGGAGGGACACTTCCACAACATCATCATGCCCAATGTGTATATTCGCATCTTCCCCAACGGCTCTGTGCTATATAGTATACGTATCTCGCTGACATTGGCCTGTCCAATGAACTTAAAGCTGTATCCGCTGGATAGACAGATCTGCTCACTACGGATGGCCAGCT ATGGCTGGACCACCAACGACTTGGTCTTCCTGTGGAAGGAGGGCGATCCCGTGCAGGTGGTGAAGAACTTACACCTACCTCGCTTCACGCTGGAGAAGTTTCTGACTGATTACTGCAACAGTAAAACCAACACCG GTGAATACAGTTGCCTCAAAGTCGATCTACTATTCAAGCGAGAATTCTCATAttacttaatacaaatttatatacCATGCTGTATGTTGGTCATTGTATCATGGGTATCATTCTGGCTGGATCAAGGAGCAGTGCCGGCGCGAGTGTCACTGG GTGTCACCACCCTGCTGACCATGGCCACCCAGACGTCGGGCATAAACGCCTCCCTGCCGCCCGTTTCCTATACGAAGGCCATCGATGTGTGGACAGGCGTGTGTCTGACGTTCGTGTTCGGGGCCCTGCTCGAGTTCGCCCTGGTGAACTATGCATCCCGATCAGGTTCGAATAAAGCTA ACATGCATAAGGAGAATATGAAAAAGAAGCGCCGCGATCTGGAGCAGGCCAGTTTAGATGCCGCTTCAGATCTGCTAGATACAGATAGCAATGCAACGTTCGCAATG AAACCGCTAGTACGCCATCCGGGCGATCCGCTGGCCCTGGAAAAGCGGCTCCAGTGCGAGGTGCACATGCAGGCCCCGAAGCGACCCAACTGCTGCAAGACCTGGCTGTCCAAGTTCCCCACAAG ATCCAAGAGAATCGATGTTATATCGCGGATCACCTTCCCGCTGGTCTTCGCCCTGTTCAACCTGGTCTACTGGAGCACATATCTCTTcagggaggaggaggatgagtaA
- the LOC6619045 gene encoding glutamate-gated chloride channel isoform X14, which translates to MGSGHYFWAILYFASLCSASLANNAKINFREKEKKVLDQILGAGKYDARIRPSGINGTDNKATNVSVNMFLRSISKIDDYKMEYSVQLTFREQWTDERLKFDDIQGRLKYLTLTEANRVWMPDLFFSNEKEGHFHNIIMPNVYIRIFPNGSVLYSIRISLTLACPMNLKLYPLDRQICSLRMASYGWTTNDLVFLWKEGDPVQVVKNLHLPRFTLEKFLTDYCNSKTNTGEYSCLKVDLLFKREFSYYLIQIYIPCCMLVIVSWVSFWLDQGAVPARVSLGVTTLLTMATQTSGINASLPPVSYTKAIDVWTGVCLTFVFGALLEFALVNYASRSDMHKENMKKKRRDLEQASLDAASDLLDTDSNATFAMKPLVRHPGDPLALEKRLQCEVHMQAPKRPNCCKTWLSKFPTRSKRIDVISRITFPLVFALFNLVYWSTYLFREEEDE; encoded by the exons ATGGGCAGCGGACACTATTTCTGGGCGATCTTATACTTTGCCAGCCTGTGCAGTGCTTCACT AGCAAATAatgccaaaataaatttccgAGAAAAGGAGAAAAAAGTCTTAGATCAAATTTTAGGTGCAGGCAAATACGACGCCCGAATACGACCATCTGGAATAAATGGCACAG ATAATAAGGCCACCAATGTGTCGGTGAACATGTTCCTGCGCTCCATTTCGAAAATCGACGACTACAAAATG GAGTACAGTGTGCAGTTAACCTTCCGTGAACAGTGGACGGATGAACGCCTCAAGTTCGACGATATCCAGG GTCGCCTAAAGTATCTGACCCTGACGGAGGCGAACCGCGTGTGGATGCCCGATCTTTTCTTCTCGAACGAGAAGGAGGGACACTTCCACAACATCATCATGCCCAATGTGTATATTCGCATCTTCCCCAACGGCTCTGTGCTATATAGTATACGTATCTCGCTGACATTGGCCTGTCCAATGAACTTAAAGCTGTATCCGCTGGATAGACAGATCTGCTCACTACGGATGGCCAGCT ATGGCTGGACCACCAACGACTTGGTCTTCCTGTGGAAGGAGGGCGATCCCGTGCAGGTGGTGAAGAACTTACACCTACCTCGCTTCACGCTGGAGAAGTTTCTGACTGATTACTGCAACAGTAAAACCAACACCG GTGAATACAGTTGCCTCAAAGTCGATCTACTATTCAAGCGAGAATTCTCATAttacttaatacaaatttatatacCATGCTGTATGTTGGTCATTGTATCATGGGTATCATTCTGGCTGGATCAAGGAGCAGTGCCGGCGCGAGTGTCACTGG GTGTCACCACCCTGCTGACCATGGCCACCCAGACGTCGGGCATAAACGCCTCCCTGCCGCCCGTTTCCTATACGAAGGCCATCGATGTGTGGACAGGCGTGTGTCTGACGTTCGTGTTCGGGGCCCTGCTCGAGTTCGCCCTGGTGAACTATGCATCCCGATCAG ACATGCATAAGGAGAATATGAAAAAGAAGCGCCGCGATCTGGAGCAGGCCAGTTTAGATGCCGCTTCAGATCTGCTAGATACAGATAGCAATGCAACGTTCGCAATG AAACCGCTAGTACGCCATCCGGGCGATCCGCTGGCCCTGGAAAAGCGGCTCCAGTGCGAGGTGCACATGCAGGCCCCGAAGCGACCCAACTGCTGCAAGACCTGGCTGTCCAAGTTCCCCACAAG ATCCAAGAGAATCGATGTTATATCGCGGATCACCTTCCCGCTGGTCTTCGCCCTGTTCAACCTGGTCTACTGGAGCACATATCTCTTcagggaggaggaggatgagtaA